TCATAGCTCAGTTTCTTCATGATTTGATGTCGAGAGAAAGAGAATCTCGACgagtcttttttttaaaaaaaaatttgtttgctTTTAGCTATATTAATGGTTAGCGGTATTATTGTCTTTTGATTTATCAACGAAGATTATATTTCTGATTTTTaattgggcaaatctccaaaataacacatttctaagtttatgtcacaaaatagcgttcaaaaactaaaataactaaaatagcattttatcttttgaaaaatttaattttattttatttttcaaaatttgaaatcttatccccaaaatcCAACTCTCcagttctaaaccctaaaacctaaactctaaaccctaagtcctAAACTCTAagccctaaatcctaaaccctgaaccctaaatcctaaactccatcccttaactctaaaccctaatgtctaaattaatttaccattggggtataagtgtatatttatctcttttgataaaacattaagtaatattttggtcatttttattcttaaaaactatatttgtgaaaaaaacttttttaatgcTATCCtaatcattttctctttttaatttgaGAGACTAGTTTAagataaaaacttaaatatgGTTACCTTGGAGAAtttcctaaaatataattatcaaaGATTATATAAGAGCAATTttccttttgtaaaattttaataagaaaccataaaagaatatattttgtaataataatTATACTTTTCTAAATCTGTTTTGaaacttaaacaaaaaatatttgaataatatattttaacacatatcacaatcttaaatttttaattaatacatgtCCAAGTTAATTAGGAATTAAAAAAACAGagctttatataataacaagATTAAAGCGTAAACAAACAGGAAGGAAGGAATAGgaggaaacataaaaaaataaaaaaaaaagggttaaaaGGAAGAGACGAAGCAAATCGAAAGAAAAGCCGAGAGATTGATTATCAGCTAAATCCGTTCCTAGCGAACTTTCTTGTGAGAAGGTATTAATCTAATCTGCTTAAGATTTGTGCCTAGGGTTTTGTTCTTCCATCAGTATCTAAGGATTCGCTTTCAGATCTGctttctatattattaaatttgtatTCTCTCCTACAAAGTGCAAGTAGAAGAACCTGGCTCTAGTGATTAGTTTTATCGAAGAGCAGGATTGTGATTTCTCCGTGTActgaaatattattttgcagtagaaagagagagagagagtcggtgATATGAGTTCAAGTGAAGCTTTTACCGTGGTGCAGGTAACTTGTACAAATTTACTCAGATTGTTGAATATAAAAGTTGCAACAGCTAACTTTTTAgtgtgtaaatttttttttaaaaaagagcCCCTCTTATCATATTTTGTGTTTCTTTGGCAGGAAATCATGCTTGAGTTTCGTGCTGGTAAGATGTCTTTGCAGGGAACAAGGGTTGTCCCTGATGCACGAAAAGGACTTGTCCGCATTGCTAGAGTAATGTCCCCCCACACACACACTTATTCACTTGTTCCAGTGGCACGTTACTGGTTACAATTAATCtgatctcttctctcttctctctttcagGGCGAGGAGGGACTGGTTCATTTCCAGTGGCTTGATCGAACCCTGAATGCGGTAGAAGATGTATCCTTtccacttttaaaataataataataataaatggaTTCAAAGGTTATTCAAATTTCAAGTCTTTGCTAGGCCAGTGGATTTGTGTCCTGAGCCTAACAACTTGTTCCTTTGAGGAACTCTCTTTTATTGCCtgaaataaaacaaattcaGAGACTTATTAATTGTTGCTACCAGTTGTGCTCCAATTACAGTGTTTTCTCCTTGACGATACCATTTGTAGGATCAAATTGTTTTCCCTGATGAAGCGATATTTGAAAAGGTATGCCCGTTCTATTTAAGTTGCTAGCATTTTTGATGTTCTAATTTCCCACAACTTGTTTTCTGTTTAGGTTAATCAATCATCAGACAGGGTGTACATTCTGAAGTTCAACAGTGATGACCGCAAGTTATTCTTATGGTTACaggtgcttttttttttaaaatctttatacATGATATGTTTGTGACCTAATCAATTTCATCTTGATGCCTTGCTGATCTTTGATCTTATTTGTTTCTGGGAATTCTTTTTGTAACTAATTTTGCAGGAGCCGAGAGCTGAAGGTGATGCAGACATATGCTCTGCGGTCAATCAGTACCTTAATCAACCACTAGGTACGTAACATTCCTATCTTGTTTCAAACAGTCTAGGACTCTGCATTAATTCGCATATGAGCCTGAAAATGTTTTTGCCATCTCTCTGGGTATAACATATGCCCCTGATAATGCAAGCACTCAATGTGATAGCAGGACAGTATTGAATAAAATCTAATAAAGTTTCTGTTCACCAGAGTTTGGTGAAGGAGATGCCGTTGCTATCCCGGAGGAAGTGGAAGAGATTGCAGAAGACGATGTTTCATCCAGGTACTGATTATGTCAAACTCTTAGTTTTGCATAGCCATTTTATCTTCGTGAAACAGATATTTTCCTACTGTTTTTCTTATGTTGCATTTTACTTGTGACTACACTTTGCGGATTATTGTTTCTCTCGACAAGGGGTCGACAAATTTCGCTATCAAAAGCTTATCTCCTTCtcttatgacaaaaaaaaagaaaaaaaaagctatcTCCTTCTCCATGATTATGATATAAGGAATGGCTTAAcagttaattttattatgttatcaaGGAATATGCTATATTTGGTGTTGTAAGAACGCTATTATCTTTGCTGCAAATGTTGTTAACTTATTTATCCTTCATAGAGCTGGAAACTTGGTTGTACCAAATGTGTCTACAGAGGTGAGTGATGTGTCATCTTCGTCTGGACCAGTTAAGCTGGCAGACCTGCAAAGAATTCTGAACAACCTCTCTTCTGGTCCTGCAGGTAAAATTCTCAACCGCTTGGTACTCCCTTCTATAAGCTTTTCTGGTTTCCCTCTTATATACTCATTCAGGTACGTTGATATTATTTTAGGTATCActgaagatgaagaggaaggtgaatatttacaattttaggTATTCTGTTTATTCAATATTTACCACATCGTCCTCATGTTTCATCTTCCGAAGGCCTAGTATTAGGGGATATCCTGAAGCCCGAGTTGATTATGCCATTGCTTGAGATGTTACCTGTACAAGAACGACTGTCTTCGCATTTACCTGAGGTATGTGCTGGGCGTcagtgttttatatttttgatgaagATGAGTATTTACATGGACTTGCAagttctttctctcttttaaatGTGTGATAGAAGCAACCGAGTCAAGTTGTAAATTTTGGGGAAGTAATAGGCACAGAGGGTCTCTAGATTATGAAATGATTTAGGGGTGGGATTAAAAATTTGTATGGGGTGAAAGGAGAGCTTTATATCTATCTGATGGTGTTGTTGTTTGAGAGTGGAATAGCTTTGATTGGGGAGACAGAATAATAGAATTCACACCAAgtaatttc
The window above is part of the Brassica napus cultivar Da-Ae chromosome C3, Da-Ae, whole genome shotgun sequence genome. Proteins encoded here:
- the LOC106388388 gene encoding 26S proteasome regulatory subunit RPN13 — translated: MSSSEAFTVVQEIMLEFRAGKMSLQGTRVVPDARKGLVRIARGEEGLVHFQWLDRTLNAVEDDQIVFPDEAIFEKVNQSSDRVYILKFNSDDRKLFLWLQEPRAEGDADICSAVNQYLNQPLEFGEGDAVAIPEEVEEIAEDDVSSRAGNLVVPNVSTEVSDVSSSSGPVKLADLQRILNNLSSGPAGITEDEEEGLVLGDILKPELIMPLLEMLPVQERLSSHLPEGHCRAEDILELLQSPPFRQQVDAFTYVLRTGQIDLTQFGIDPSKYKFTVISFLEALEDSVSSQSNDAMDES